In Kitasatospora sp. NBC_00240, the following are encoded in one genomic region:
- a CDS encoding MacS family sensor histidine kinase, with protein MSVELPLWRAISYFRVLALGYALLRYLNSYGDFLHPVAGWIYLGALTLWTLATIRAFAGPQRCTWYVLGTDLTLTMTGVVMSGLVDAPARIQAGAPTLPTIWAAGTVLGFAAKGGWRPAAFAGTLIGVANIFGHGGFTGDNVHNIVLLMVAGCAIGYVIELARASEAALTRALQVESATRERERLSRDIHDGVLQVLALVQRRGSEQVAGNGPGLAELGRLAGEQERALRALMTGGPLPHQGPAEQEDLRALVAPYAGERVTVSAPGTPVLLPGPVAAELAAAVGAAVDNVHRHAGPGARAWILVEDEPEAVTVSIRDDGPGFAAGRLGEAERSGRLGVSQSIRGRLLDLGGAAELYSVPGEGVEVELRVPREGA; from the coding sequence ATGTCCGTCGAGCTGCCGCTCTGGCGGGCCATCTCGTACTTCCGGGTGCTGGCGCTGGGCTACGCGCTGCTGCGGTACCTCAACTCCTACGGCGACTTCCTGCACCCGGTCGCCGGCTGGATCTACCTGGGCGCCCTGACCCTGTGGACGCTTGCGACGATCCGCGCCTTCGCCGGCCCCCAGCGGTGCACCTGGTACGTGCTGGGCACCGATCTGACCCTCACCATGACCGGCGTGGTGATGAGCGGCCTGGTGGACGCCCCGGCCCGGATCCAGGCCGGCGCGCCGACCCTGCCCACCATCTGGGCGGCCGGTACCGTCCTCGGCTTCGCCGCCAAGGGCGGCTGGCGCCCGGCGGCCTTCGCGGGCACCCTGATCGGCGTCGCGAACATCTTCGGCCACGGCGGCTTCACCGGCGACAACGTCCACAACATCGTGCTGCTGATGGTGGCGGGCTGCGCCATCGGGTACGTGATCGAGCTGGCCCGCGCCAGTGAGGCCGCGCTCACCCGGGCCCTGCAGGTCGAGTCGGCCACCCGGGAGCGCGAGCGGCTCTCCCGGGACATCCACGACGGCGTGCTGCAGGTGCTGGCGCTGGTCCAGCGCCGGGGCAGCGAGCAGGTCGCCGGGAACGGGCCGGGGCTGGCCGAACTCGGGCGGCTGGCCGGGGAGCAGGAGCGCGCGCTGCGCGCCCTGATGACCGGCGGGCCGCTGCCGCACCAGGGCCCGGCCGAGCAGGAGGACCTGCGCGCGCTGGTCGCCCCGTACGCCGGCGAGCGGGTCACCGTCTCCGCCCCGGGCACCCCGGTGCTGCTGCCGGGCCCGGTGGCCGCCGAACTGGCCGCCGCCGTCGGCGCGGCCGTGGACAACGTGCACCGGCACGCCGGCCCCGGCGCCCGGGCCTGGATCCTGGTCGAGGACGAGCCGGAGGCGGTCACGGTCAGCATCCGCGACGACGGGCCCGGCTTCGCGGCGGGCCGGCTCGGCGAGGCCGAGCGCAGCGGGCGCCTCGGTGTCTCGCAGTCGATCCGGGGCCGACTGCTGGACCTCGGCGGCGCCGCCGAGCTGTACTCGGTGCCGGGCGAGGGCGTCGAGGTCGAACTGCGGGTCCCCAGGGAGGGAGCATGA
- a CDS encoding lysophospholipid acyltransferase family protein: protein MKMIVAPLLRIFFRPWMEGAENIPEEGAAIIASNHLSFSDSFFLPALMKRRVTFIAKAEYFNTPGVKGKLTAAFFKGVGQLPVDRSGVRGAGEAAIRSAVAVIERGELFGVYPEGTRSPDGKLYRGKVGGLARVALATGAPVIPVAMIDTEKVQPPGQVVPNFGIRPGIRIGRPLDFSRYQGMENDRFILRSVTDEVMYEIMRLSGQEYVDIYATAAKRQIADEKKRTDADRKAAQKAEQAALKAERAEAEKAEKAAAEQAAAEQAEQAGQEAGTGREQKADDEKDSGQA from the coding sequence ATGAAGATGATCGTCGCGCCATTGCTACGGATCTTCTTCCGGCCGTGGATGGAGGGGGCGGAGAACATCCCCGAAGAGGGTGCCGCGATCATCGCGAGCAACCACCTCTCCTTCTCGGACTCCTTCTTCCTGCCCGCGCTCATGAAGCGCCGGGTGACCTTCATCGCCAAGGCGGAGTACTTCAACACCCCCGGGGTGAAGGGCAAGTTGACCGCGGCCTTCTTCAAGGGCGTCGGCCAGCTCCCGGTCGACCGCTCGGGTGTCCGCGGCGCCGGCGAGGCGGCGATCCGCAGCGCGGTCGCGGTGATCGAGCGCGGTGAGCTGTTCGGCGTCTACCCCGAGGGCACCCGCTCGCCCGACGGCAAGCTGTACCGGGGCAAGGTCGGCGGCCTGGCCCGGGTCGCGCTGGCGACCGGCGCGCCGGTGATCCCGGTGGCCATGATCGACACCGAGAAGGTGCAGCCGCCCGGCCAGGTGGTCCCCAACTTCGGCATCCGTCCCGGCATCCGGATCGGCCGCCCGCTCGACTTCTCCCGCTACCAGGGGATGGAGAACGACCGGTTCATCCTGCGTTCGGTGACGGACGAGGTGATGTACGAGATCATGCGCCTGTCCGGCCAGGAGTACGTGGACATCTACGCGACCGCCGCGAAGCGGCAGATCGCCGACGAGAAGAAGCGCACCGACGCCGACCGCAAGGCCGCCCAGAAGGCCGAGCAGGCCGCCCTGAAGGCGGAGCGGGCCGAGGCGGAGAAGGCCGAGAAGGCCGCAGCCGAACAGGCGGCGGCCGAGCAGGCCGAGCAGGCCGGGCAGGAGGCCGGGACCGGCCGGGAGCAGAAGGCCGACGACGAGAAGGACAGCGGTCAGGCCTAG